The following are encoded in a window of Streptomyces sp. Go-475 genomic DNA:
- a CDS encoding transcription antitermination factor NusB: MSDQPRRPRPSGKPYRRPKKDPVRILAFEALRAVDERDAYANLVLPPLLRKAREKEGPEAFDARDAALATELVYGTLRRQGTYDAVLARCVDRPLGEVDPPVLDVLSLGAHQLLGTRIPTHAAVSATVELARVVLGDGRAKFVNAVLRKVAQDDLNGWLERVAPPYDEDPEDHLAVVHSHPRWVVSALWDSLGGGRAGIEELLRADNERPEVTLVARPGRATAEELLGEDAAVAGHWSPYAVRLAEGGEPGAIAAVREGRAGVQDEGSQLVAIALANAPLDGPDRRWLDGCAGPGGKAALLGALAAQRGAALVASEKQTHRAGLVARALEGNPGPYQVIAADGTRPAWRPGSFDRVLVDVPCTGLGALRRRPEARWRRRPEDLEGFAPLQRGLLRSALESVRVGGVVGYATCSPHLAETRAVVADVLKQYPDSDLLDARPLLPGVPDLGEGPDVQLWPHLHGTDAMYLALIRRTG, from the coding sequence GTGAGCGACCAGCCCCGTCGGCCCCGCCCGTCCGGCAAGCCCTACCGTCGGCCCAAGAAGGACCCCGTCCGCATCCTCGCCTTCGAGGCGCTGAGGGCCGTGGACGAGCGGGACGCCTACGCCAACCTCGTTCTGCCGCCGCTGCTGCGCAAGGCGCGGGAGAAGGAGGGCCCCGAGGCGTTCGACGCCCGGGACGCGGCGCTCGCCACCGAGCTGGTGTACGGCACGCTGCGGCGGCAGGGCACGTACGACGCGGTCCTCGCGCGGTGTGTCGACCGGCCGCTCGGCGAGGTCGACCCGCCGGTGCTGGACGTGCTGAGCCTCGGCGCGCACCAGCTGCTCGGGACGCGCATCCCCACCCACGCGGCCGTGTCCGCCACCGTCGAGCTCGCCCGGGTCGTGCTGGGCGACGGGCGGGCCAAGTTCGTCAACGCCGTGCTGCGCAAGGTCGCTCAGGACGATCTGAACGGCTGGCTGGAACGGGTCGCGCCGCCCTACGACGAGGACCCCGAGGACCATCTCGCCGTGGTCCACTCGCATCCGCGCTGGGTCGTGTCCGCGCTGTGGGACTCCCTCGGCGGCGGGCGCGCCGGCATCGAGGAGCTGCTGCGCGCCGACAACGAGCGGCCCGAGGTGACCCTGGTGGCCCGGCCCGGCAGGGCCACCGCCGAGGAGCTGCTCGGGGAGGACGCCGCCGTGGCCGGGCACTGGTCGCCGTACGCCGTGCGCCTGGCCGAGGGCGGTGAGCCGGGTGCCATCGCGGCCGTGCGGGAGGGGCGCGCGGGCGTGCAGGACGAGGGCAGCCAGCTCGTGGCGATCGCCCTCGCCAACGCGCCCCTGGACGGGCCCGACCGGCGGTGGCTGGACGGGTGCGCGGGCCCCGGCGGCAAGGCCGCGCTGCTCGGCGCGCTCGCGGCGCAGCGGGGCGCCGCCCTCGTCGCCTCCGAGAAGCAGACCCACCGCGCCGGGCTCGTGGCCAGGGCGCTGGAGGGCAACCCGGGGCCGTACCAGGTGATCGCCGCGGACGGGACGCGTCCGGCCTGGCGGCCGGGCAGTTTCGACCGGGTGCTGGTCGACGTGCCGTGCACGGGGCTCGGTGCCCTGCGGCGCCGTCCCGAGGCACGCTGGCGGCGCCGCCCCGAGGACCTGGAGGGGTTCGCGCCGCTTCAGCGCGGGCTGCTGCGGAGCGCCCTGGAGTCGGTGCGGGTCGGCGGTGTCGTCGGCTACGCGACCTGCTCGCCGCACCTGGCCGAGACCCGGGCCGTGGTCGCCGACGTCCTCAAGCAGTACCCGGACAGCGACCTGCTCGACGCCCGGCCGCTGCTGCCCGGCGTACCGGACCTGGGCGAGGGGCCCGACGTACAGCTGTGGCCGCATCTGCACGGGACCGACGCGATGTACCTGGCGCTCATTCGCCGGACCGGCTGA
- the rpe gene encoding ribulose-phosphate 3-epimerase: MAVQINPSILSADFARLADEAKAVEGADWLHVDVMDNHFVPNLTLGVPVVESLARATDTPLDCHLMIEAPDRWAPQYVEAGAGSVTFHVEAAAAPVRLAREIRAKGARASMALKPATPIEPYEDLLPELDMLLIMTVEPGFGGQAFLDIMLPKIRRTRELISKHGLELWLQVDGGVSASTIERCADAGADVFVAGSAVYGANDPAEAVRALRTQAEATTAKASWACDH, encoded by the coding sequence ATGGCCGTGCAGATCAACCCCAGCATCCTCTCCGCCGACTTCGCCCGCCTCGCGGACGAGGCGAAGGCCGTGGAGGGAGCCGACTGGCTCCACGTCGACGTCATGGACAACCATTTCGTCCCGAACCTCACGCTCGGCGTGCCGGTCGTAGAGTCGCTCGCCCGTGCGACGGACACCCCGCTGGACTGCCATCTGATGATCGAGGCCCCCGATCGGTGGGCGCCCCAGTACGTGGAAGCGGGGGCCGGTTCCGTCACCTTCCACGTCGAGGCGGCCGCCGCCCCGGTCCGGCTCGCCCGGGAGATCCGGGCCAAGGGCGCCCGGGCCTCCATGGCGCTGAAGCCCGCGACCCCCATCGAGCCGTACGAGGACCTGCTCCCCGAGCTCGACATGCTGCTGATCATGACGGTCGAGCCGGGCTTCGGGGGACAGGCCTTCCTCGACATCATGCTTCCGAAGATCCGCCGCACCCGCGAGTTGATCAGCAAGCACGGACTGGAGCTCTGGCTCCAGGTCGACGGCGGAGTCTCCGCTTCCACGATCGAGCGGTGCGCCGACGCCGGAGCCGACGTCTTCGTGGCCGGATCGGCGGTCTACGGGGCAAACGACCCGGCAGAGGCGGTACGTGCACTACGCACCCAGGCTGAGGCGACGACGGCGAAGGCCTCTTGGGCCTGCGACCACTGA
- the fmt gene encoding methionyl-tRNA formyltransferase, producing MKLVFAGTPEVAVPALDALLASGRHEVAAVVTRPDAPAGRGRRLVASPVAERAEEAGIEVLKPAKPKDPEFLERLREIGPDCCPVVAYGALLPRVALDVPAHGWVNLHFSLLPAWRGAAPVQHAIMAGDEITGASTFLIEEGLDSGPVYGTVTEEIRATDTSGDLLTRLAFAGAGLLAATMDGIEDGTLKAVPQPAEGVTLAPKVNVEDARVDWNAPALRVDRVVRGCTPAPGAWTTFRGERLKLIQVTPVPDRTDLAPGQISAGKNNVHVGTGSYGVELGWVQAQGKKPMRAADWARGVRIAEGERLGG from the coding sequence ATGAAGCTCGTCTTCGCCGGTACACCCGAGGTCGCCGTTCCCGCTCTGGACGCTCTTCTCGCCTCCGGGCGGCACGAGGTGGCCGCTGTCGTCACGCGGCCCGACGCGCCGGCCGGGCGCGGGCGCAGGCTCGTCGCGTCGCCCGTCGCCGAGCGGGCGGAGGAGGCCGGGATCGAGGTGCTGAAGCCCGCGAAGCCGAAGGACCCCGAGTTCCTCGAGCGGCTGCGGGAGATCGGGCCGGACTGCTGCCCCGTCGTCGCCTACGGCGCGCTGCTGCCCCGGGTCGCCCTCGACGTCCCCGCGCACGGCTGGGTCAATCTGCACTTCTCCCTGCTGCCCGCCTGGCGGGGCGCCGCGCCCGTGCAGCACGCCATCATGGCCGGCGACGAGATCACCGGGGCGTCGACCTTCCTGATCGAGGAGGGGCTCGACTCCGGGCCGGTGTACGGGACGGTCACCGAGGAGATCCGGGCCACCGACACCAGCGGGGATCTGCTGACCCGGCTCGCCTTCGCCGGTGCCGGGCTGCTCGCGGCGACCATGGACGGGATCGAGGACGGCACCCTGAAGGCCGTGCCGCAGCCCGCCGAGGGGGTCACCCTGGCCCCCAAGGTCAACGTCGAGGACGCCCGCGTCGACTGGAACGCGCCCGCGCTGCGCGTCGACCGGGTGGTGCGCGGATGCACCCCCGCCCCGGGCGCGTGGACCACCTTCCGCGGTGAGCGGCTCAAGCTCATCCAGGTGACCCCCGTTCCCGACCGGACGGACCTCGCCCCGGGGCAGATCTCCGCCGGGAAGAACAACGTGCACGTCGGCACCGGCTCGTACGGCGTGGAGCTGGGGTGGGTGCAGGCGCAGGGGAAGAAGCCGATGCGGGCGGCGGACTGGGCGCGCGGGGTGCGGATCGCCGAGGGCGAGCGGCTCGGGGGCTGA
- a CDS encoding MMPL family transporter has product MKQGVAHLVCGRRAKWLVLVLWVVVLVVAAPFAMKLTDAQDNDASSWLPGSAESTQVLQESEDFRPEQIPAIVIYARDSGLTERDRAEIAEDVRQLKELRDHGIMGAQTRGPVFDRQADPRAAQVFVPITMDEKGWERISPAVDSIREDVGEGGGGLAVHITGPGGTSADFAEGFEGIDSTLLFSAMAVVIVMLLITYRSLTLLLVPLVAVVCALFASQALIYLLAEHAGLTVNGQSAGILTVLVFGAGTDYALLLVARYREELRRHEDRHEAMALALHRAGPAVLASGATVVLSMLVLLAAEMNSTSGLGPVAAIGVAVALLAMMSLFPALLVIFGRWIFWPVVPHLGSPEPTERGVWARMGRRIAHRPRMTWAVTALVLAVCSLGLIQLRAEGIGNADAFTGKPDSITGQEVSARYFPAGSGDPLVIVSDQAQAEQVGRAVAATPGVVPQSLGLPPGTKPAFEGRVLFEATMTAPADSEAAKQTVERVRDAVHAVPDADARVGGGTAALLDMDKATTHDNVLIIPLVLVVVLLILCVLLRALIAPLLLIGTVILSFAAALGISALAFRYLFDYAGESTDFPLFVFVFLVALGIDYNIFLTTRIREEAARQGTRPGVVTGLAATGAVITSAGLVLAGTFAALGTLPMVAFAEIGFAVALGVLLDTFVVRSILVTSLFLDVGPKVWWPHRLAREDGGAAARESVPAGISRSGE; this is encoded by the coding sequence ATGAAACAGGGCGTCGCGCATCTCGTCTGCGGGCGGCGGGCCAAGTGGCTGGTGCTGGTGTTGTGGGTGGTGGTGCTGGTCGTCGCGGCGCCGTTCGCGATGAAGCTGACCGACGCGCAGGACAACGACGCCTCGTCCTGGCTGCCGGGGTCCGCCGAGTCGACGCAGGTCCTGCAGGAGTCGGAGGACTTCCGGCCCGAGCAGATCCCGGCGATCGTGATCTACGCCCGCGACAGCGGGCTGACGGAGCGGGACCGGGCGGAGATCGCCGAGGACGTGCGGCAGCTCAAGGAGCTGCGCGACCACGGGATCATGGGCGCGCAGACCCGGGGTCCGGTCTTCGACCGGCAGGCCGACCCGCGGGCGGCGCAGGTGTTCGTGCCGATCACGATGGACGAGAAGGGCTGGGAGCGGATCTCGCCCGCCGTGGATTCCATCCGGGAGGACGTCGGGGAGGGCGGCGGCGGTCTTGCCGTGCACATCACCGGCCCGGGCGGCACGTCCGCGGACTTCGCGGAGGGCTTCGAGGGCATCGACTCGACCCTCCTGTTCTCGGCGATGGCCGTCGTCATCGTCATGCTGCTCATCACCTACCGCAGCCTGACCCTGCTGCTGGTGCCCCTGGTCGCGGTGGTCTGCGCGCTGTTCGCCTCCCAGGCGCTGATCTACCTGCTGGCCGAGCACGCGGGCCTGACGGTCAACGGCCAGAGCGCCGGCATCCTCACGGTGCTCGTGTTCGGCGCGGGGACGGACTACGCCCTGCTGCTGGTCGCCCGCTACCGGGAGGAACTGCGCCGGCACGAGGACCGGCACGAGGCGATGGCCCTGGCGCTGCACCGCGCCGGCCCGGCGGTGCTGGCCTCCGGCGCGACGGTCGTGCTGAGCATGCTGGTGCTGCTGGCCGCCGAGATGAACTCGACGAGCGGCCTGGGCCCGGTCGCCGCGATCGGCGTCGCCGTCGCCCTGCTGGCGATGATGAGCCTGTTCCCCGCCCTGCTGGTGATCTTCGGCCGGTGGATCTTCTGGCCGGTGGTCCCGCACCTGGGCTCCCCCGAGCCGACCGAGCGCGGCGTGTGGGCCCGCATGGGCCGCCGCATCGCCCACCGGCCGCGGATGACCTGGGCCGTGACGGCGCTGGTCCTGGCGGTCTGCTCGCTGGGGCTGATCCAGCTGCGCGCGGAGGGCATCGGCAACGCGGACGCGTTCACCGGGAAACCGGACTCGATCACCGGCCAGGAGGTGTCGGCGCGCTACTTCCCGGCGGGCAGCGGCGACCCCCTGGTCATCGTCAGCGACCAGGCGCAGGCCGAGCAGGTGGGCCGCGCGGTCGCCGCGACGCCGGGCGTGGTCCCGCAGTCCCTCGGGCTGCCGCCCGGCACGAAACCGGCCTTCGAGGGCAGGGTGCTGTTCGAGGCCACCATGACCGCCCCGGCGGACAGCGAGGCCGCCAAGCAGACGGTGGAGCGTGTCCGGGACGCCGTGCACGCGGTACCGGACGCCGACGCCCGGGTGGGCGGCGGTACGGCGGCCCTGCTGGACATGGACAAGGCGACCACGCACGACAACGTGCTGATCATCCCGCTGGTGCTGGTGGTCGTGCTGCTGATCCTGTGCGTGCTGCTGCGCGCCCTGATCGCCCCGCTGCTGCTGATCGGGACGGTGATCCTGTCGTTCGCGGCGGCGCTCGGCATCAGCGCGCTCGCCTTCCGGTACCTGTTCGACTACGCGGGCGAGTCGACGGACTTCCCGCTGTTCGTCTTCGTCTTCCTCGTGGCCCTGGGCATCGACTACAACATCTTCCTCACCACACGCATCCGCGAGGAGGCGGCCCGCCAGGGCACGAGACCGGGCGTGGTCACCGGTCTGGCCGCCACCGGCGCGGTCATCACCTCCGCCGGCCTGGTCCTGGCGGGCACCTTCGCCGCCCTCGGCACCCTCCCGATGGTCGCCTTCGCCGAGATCGGCTTCGCGGTCGCCCTCGGCGTGCTCCTGGACACCTTCGTCGTCCGCTCGATCCTGGTGACGTCGCTGTTCCTGGACGTCGGCCCGAAGGTGTGGTGGCCGCACCGGCTGGCCCGGGAGGACGGCGGCGCGGCGGCCCGGGAGAGCGTCCCGGCGGGGATCAGCCGGTCCGGCGAATGA